The following proteins are encoded in a genomic region of Synechococcus sp. ROS8604:
- a CDS encoding phytoene synthase — protein sequence MTLAASDLDAAFEACRSETAEWAKTFYLGTLLLPLEKRRAIWAIYVWCRRTDELMDSEEAQLRPVEELAERLDRWEEKTRALFDGHVEDNLDAVMQDTLQRYPQGIQPYLDMIEGQRMDLSWTRYPTFQDLKLYCYRVAGTVGLMTQGVMGVDEAYTSAPWSECPDPSDAAVALGIANQLTNILRDVGEDRARGRIYLPQEDLRHFGVSEDDLLAGKINEAWIELMMFQLARAREWFVRSEAGVRWLSADARWPVWTSLRMYRGILNAIERNNYDVFNRRAFVGKLSKALELPRCFVIAQSR from the coding sequence ATGACCCTCGCAGCTTCGGATCTCGATGCAGCCTTTGAGGCTTGTCGCTCTGAGACAGCCGAGTGGGCAAAGACGTTTTATTTGGGCACTTTGTTATTGCCGCTTGAGAAGCGGCGGGCAATTTGGGCCATTTACGTCTGGTGTCGACGGACCGACGAACTCATGGATAGCGAGGAAGCTCAATTACGTCCGGTCGAGGAGCTTGCCGAGCGACTCGATCGTTGGGAAGAAAAAACCAGAGCACTTTTCGACGGCCATGTCGAGGACAATTTGGATGCGGTGATGCAAGACACTTTGCAGCGATATCCGCAGGGTATTCAGCCTTACCTAGACATGATTGAAGGTCAGCGGATGGATCTGTCTTGGACCCGCTACCCCACTTTTCAAGATTTAAAGCTCTATTGCTACCGCGTTGCAGGAACTGTTGGCTTGATGACTCAGGGAGTGATGGGTGTCGATGAGGCATACACTTCAGCCCCTTGGAGTGAGTGTCCTGATCCTTCTGACGCAGCCGTTGCCTTGGGGATTGCGAATCAACTCACCAATATTCTTCGTGATGTTGGTGAAGATCGTGCGCGAGGTCGTATCTATCTCCCACAAGAAGATCTTCGCCACTTTGGAGTCAGTGAAGATGATCTTTTGGCCGGAAAGATCAATGAGGCTTGGATCGAGCTGATGATGTTTCAACTGGCCCGTGCCAGGGAATGGTTCGTTCGTTCGGAAGCTGGGGTGCGCTGGCTGTCAGCAGACGCCCGCTGGCCTGTGTGGACGTCACTGCGCATGTATAGAGGGATTCTTAATGCAATTGAGCGCAACAATTATGACGTCTTTAATCGACGCGCCTTCGTTGGAAAATTGAGTAAAGCTCTTGAACTTCCAAGATGCTTTGTGATCGCTCAGTCTCGCTAA
- a CDS encoding beta-ketoacyl-ACP synthase III: MALVASGSAQANQTISNAALSERVQTSDDWIRTRTGIQSRRVSTPDESLNDLAVRAGQQALAMAQWEPDSLDLVLLATSTPDDLFGSAPRVQAGLKAHNAVAFDLTAACSGFLFALVTAAQYVRTGAMQRVLVIGADQLSRFVDWDDRSTCVLFGDGAGAVALEATSAEADGLLGFRLRSDGSRGHSLTLPQIPTSLPLVNTTRHQCGGYLPIRMNGQEVYKFAVREVPAILKELLEQTSTTPEQLDWLLLHQANQRILDAVADRFSIPHSKVLSNLAYYGNTSASTIPLMLDEAVRDGRVAPGHLLASSGFGAGLSWGAALLRWQGPA; the protein is encoded by the coding sequence ATGGCTCTGGTCGCAAGTGGCAGCGCCCAGGCGAACCAAACCATCAGCAATGCTGCCCTCAGCGAGCGGGTGCAGACGAGTGACGATTGGATTCGCACACGCACCGGAATCCAGTCGCGACGCGTCAGCACGCCGGACGAATCGCTGAACGATCTTGCAGTCCGTGCTGGGCAACAGGCCCTGGCGATGGCCCAGTGGGAGCCTGACAGCCTCGATCTGGTCTTACTCGCCACCTCCACCCCTGACGACCTATTCGGATCAGCACCAAGAGTTCAGGCCGGATTGAAAGCGCACAATGCCGTGGCCTTTGACCTCACGGCGGCCTGCAGCGGCTTTCTGTTCGCACTCGTGACAGCCGCCCAGTACGTGCGCACTGGCGCCATGCAACGGGTGCTAGTGATCGGCGCCGACCAATTGAGCCGATTTGTCGACTGGGACGACCGAAGCACCTGCGTGCTGTTTGGTGACGGGGCTGGCGCCGTTGCCCTCGAAGCCACTTCTGCAGAAGCGGACGGCTTGTTGGGTTTTCGGCTGCGCAGCGATGGCAGCCGCGGCCATTCCCTGACCTTGCCTCAGATCCCCACCAGTCTTCCCCTGGTCAACACCACCCGCCATCAATGCGGTGGCTATCTACCGATTCGGATGAATGGACAAGAGGTGTACAAATTTGCCGTGCGCGAAGTGCCTGCCATCCTCAAGGAGCTTCTAGAACAAACATCCACAACCCCAGAGCAGCTGGACTGGCTGCTGCTCCATCAAGCCAACCAGCGCATTTTGGATGCCGTGGCGGATCGATTTTCGATCCCCCACTCCAAGGTCTTGAGCAACTTGGCGTACTACGGCAACACCTCTGCCTCCACGATCCCGCTCATGCTTGACGAAGCCGTGCGCGACGGACGCGTAGCACCTGGTCACCTGCTGGCCAGTAGTGGCTTTGGCGCTGGCCTCAGTTGGGGAGCCGCATTGTTGCGTTGGCAAGGTCCCGCTTAG
- a CDS encoding CCA tRNA nucleotidyltransferase: MHMHPTSAEDSILEGDAGQMAGQLMTRLQPQRWPIPLDRFPAETVLVGGAVRDGLLNRLTEHPDLDMVVPDDALGLVQKLSQEFGGACVVLDRYRDMARLVLGRWTIDLARQDGDDLTADLLRRDYRINAIALTLTTEPKLLDPSGGLADLRDQRIAAVHEQNLLDDPLRLLRAPRLAAELSMRIDEATLEMIARHRQQLPRVAPERIQAELLKLVQANNADQAISLLHSLQLIAPWCSDQTPKTFNTSALTAAEQQLALPLARITQLLSDQGLRDLRFSRKQIQRCLRLRTWWLRDQQQSADTLEEQKRLKLHQELEEDLPAFTLAWPFERQKEWLSRWRDQEDTLFHPSAPLNGRTLQAELGLRPGPELGELIHHLCLERAFGRIGNKAEAIQCARDWINRPL, encoded by the coding sequence ATGCACATGCACCCCACCTCTGCAGAGGACTCCATTCTGGAGGGGGATGCCGGCCAGATGGCAGGTCAACTCATGACCCGGCTGCAGCCACAACGCTGGCCGATCCCTCTCGATCGCTTCCCCGCAGAAACGGTGCTGGTGGGCGGAGCCGTCCGTGACGGATTGCTTAACCGTTTAACGGAGCATCCAGATCTCGACATGGTGGTTCCAGACGATGCGCTGGGACTGGTCCAAAAACTCTCTCAAGAGTTTGGGGGCGCCTGTGTGGTGCTTGATCGATACAGGGACATGGCCCGCCTGGTTCTGGGGAGATGGACCATCGATCTTGCAAGACAAGACGGTGATGATCTCACCGCTGATCTGTTGCGAAGGGACTATCGAATTAACGCCATTGCTCTCACCCTCACAACGGAACCAAAACTGTTGGATCCCAGCGGTGGACTTGCGGATCTACGCGATCAACGCATTGCGGCCGTTCACGAACAGAACCTGCTGGATGATCCCCTGCGGTTGCTTAGAGCTCCAAGACTGGCCGCCGAGCTCTCGATGAGGATCGACGAGGCAACACTCGAGATGATCGCGCGCCATCGTCAGCAATTGCCCAGGGTGGCACCAGAACGGATACAAGCGGAGCTGCTGAAGCTCGTTCAAGCCAACAACGCCGATCAAGCGATCAGCTTGCTGCATTCTTTGCAATTGATCGCGCCATGGTGTTCCGATCAAACGCCAAAAACTTTCAACACAAGCGCTTTAACAGCAGCAGAACAACAACTCGCCTTGCCGCTAGCGCGCATAACGCAATTACTCAGCGATCAAGGCTTGCGCGATTTACGGTTTAGCAGGAAACAAATCCAACGCTGCTTGCGACTGAGAACCTGGTGGTTGAGAGATCAACAGCAAAGCGCTGACACCCTGGAAGAGCAGAAGCGCTTAAAACTGCATCAAGAGCTTGAAGAGGATCTCCCGGCCTTCACATTGGCTTGGCCATTTGAGCGCCAAAAGGAATGGCTCAGTCGCTGGCGTGACCAGGAGGACACGCTGTTCCATCCCAGTGCACCACTGAATGGTCGAACGTTGCAGGCAGAACTTGGCTTGCGTCCAGGCCCCGAGCTGGGGGAGCTGATTCATCATCTTTGCCTTGAACGGGCCTTCGGGCGGATTGGCAACAAAGCCGAAGCCATTCAGTGCGCGCGCGACTGGATTAATAGGCCGCTGTGA
- a CDS encoding YdcF family protein, with protein sequence MAPGWRSTFVILAALAWASTAGPLRPFRQALTTVQPPQRILVLGGDLDRERVGLRLAQQLSLPLVVSGGSNPEYAQWLVRDAGMDQSRVLLDYRAKGTFSNFTSLVDDLKRDGVRHVYLVTSEDHLARAMTVGRLVAGSRGIRLTGVPVACQPACLEETWGKRLGDGIRALTWVITGQDLKPWALRNWPQGFPTP encoded by the coding sequence ATGGCCCCAGGTTGGCGTTCCACGTTTGTGATCCTTGCGGCTCTGGCGTGGGCAAGCACTGCAGGCCCCTTAAGGCCGTTTCGTCAGGCCCTCACCACCGTTCAGCCTCCTCAACGGATTCTCGTGCTGGGCGGAGACCTTGATCGCGAAAGGGTGGGACTGCGCTTGGCTCAGCAATTGTCTTTGCCCCTGGTTGTCAGTGGTGGCAGCAATCCGGAGTACGCACAGTGGCTCGTCAGGGATGCGGGGATGGATCAGAGCCGTGTCTTGCTGGATTACAGAGCCAAAGGCACCTTCAGTAACTTCACATCCTTGGTCGATGACTTGAAACGCGACGGTGTGCGGCACGTTTATTTGGTGACGAGTGAAGATCATTTGGCCCGCGCCATGACCGTGGGACGGCTTGTGGCAGGAAGCCGGGGGATTCGCTTAACGGGAGTGCCTGTGGCCTGTCAGCCCGCCTGTCTAGAGGAGACGTGGGGCAAGCGTTTGGGTGATGGGATCAGGGCGCTGACCTGGGTCATCACAGGTCAGGATCTCAAGCCTTGGGCGCTAAGGAATTGGCCTCAAGGCTTTCCGACGCCTTGA
- the fabD gene encoding ACP S-malonyltransferase: MTIAWVFPGQGSQKSGMAAPVLTLPGAEERFALASRLLGRDLLAICQGEADGDADPADLNDTRNTQPALFVIESLIVDELRRQEREPAFVAGHSLGELVALYAAGVFDVSTGLALMQRRSKLMAAAGGGAMTAVIGFDRDQLESLVNSTASVVIANDNSAAQVVISGTTDAVKSVSEQLTCKRAIPLPVSGAFHSPLMAEAAAAFKDHLEGLPFEDARVPVLSNNDPTPCSDAGQLKQRLSQQMTTGVRWRETMETLTSAGVDTLIEVGPGKVLSGLAKRSMKGVTISQLSSSADLGL, encoded by the coding sequence ATGACGATTGCCTGGGTGTTCCCCGGACAGGGGTCTCAGAAGTCGGGCATGGCTGCGCCCGTGCTGACCCTTCCTGGAGCGGAAGAACGATTTGCACTCGCCTCCCGTCTGCTTGGCCGAGATTTGCTGGCGATCTGCCAAGGCGAGGCCGATGGGGACGCTGATCCAGCCGATCTCAACGACACCCGCAACACGCAACCAGCGCTCTTCGTCATTGAAAGCCTGATTGTGGATGAACTCCGCAGGCAAGAGCGCGAGCCCGCGTTTGTCGCTGGCCATAGCCTCGGGGAATTGGTAGCTCTTTATGCCGCTGGTGTCTTTGATGTGTCCACAGGCCTTGCGTTGATGCAGCGGCGCTCAAAGCTCATGGCAGCCGCTGGAGGCGGAGCGATGACTGCCGTCATCGGCTTTGACCGCGATCAGCTTGAAAGCCTTGTCAACAGCACGGCCAGCGTGGTGATCGCCAATGACAACAGCGCTGCGCAGGTGGTGATCTCAGGGACAACGGACGCTGTAAAAAGCGTGAGTGAGCAACTCACCTGCAAGCGCGCGATTCCCCTCCCCGTCTCCGGGGCCTTCCACTCGCCCTTGATGGCAGAAGCGGCTGCAGCCTTCAAGGACCATCTCGAGGGCCTGCCTTTCGAAGATGCTCGCGTCCCCGTGCTGAGCAATAACGATCCAACCCCCTGCAGCGACGCCGGTCAACTGAAGCAGCGCTTGTCTCAGCAGATGACCACGGGCGTTCGCTGGAGAGAAACCATGGAGACACTGACCTCAGCAGGAGTCGACACTTTGATCGAAGTGGGGCCAGGGAAAGTGCTCAGTGGCTTGGCTAAAAGGTCCATGAAGGGTGTGACAATCTCCCAGCTCTCGAGCTCCGCTGATTTGGGTCTCTAA
- a CDS encoding 1-acyl-sn-glycerol-3-phosphate acyltransferase — MSPLVSTTDDSSAVVTSITPKPSLIYQLVSYLLVFPVFRGLLKGRTSGNALVPLQGPLVVVANHGSHLDPPLLGHALGRPVAFMAKAELFRIPILGALIRACGAYPVKRGASDREAVRTATARLEEGWAIGVFLDGTRQTDGRVNQPRPGAALLAARSGAPLLPVAIINSHRALGAGRSWPRLVPVELRIGEPIPAPTGRRKPELEATTRELQRRINALIDQGVGKP, encoded by the coding sequence ATGTCTCCACTTGTGTCCACCACGGACGACAGCTCGGCTGTTGTGACATCCATCACGCCTAAACCCAGCCTGATCTACCAACTCGTTAGCTACTTGCTGGTTTTTCCTGTCTTTCGAGGACTCTTAAAAGGTCGCACGAGCGGCAACGCTTTGGTGCCTCTTCAGGGGCCATTGGTGGTGGTTGCGAATCACGGCTCCCATCTCGATCCACCGTTGCTTGGCCACGCCTTGGGCCGTCCTGTGGCCTTTATGGCCAAGGCCGAGCTCTTCCGGATTCCAATCTTGGGGGCCCTGATTCGGGCCTGCGGTGCGTATCCGGTGAAACGGGGAGCCAGTGATCGAGAGGCGGTTCGTACAGCAACAGCTCGGCTGGAAGAAGGCTGGGCCATTGGTGTCTTTCTGGATGGCACCCGTCAAACGGACGGCCGCGTGAATCAACCAAGACCAGGCGCAGCCCTCCTTGCAGCGCGCAGCGGCGCCCCCCTTCTCCCGGTGGCCATCATCAATAGCCATCGCGCCCTAGGCGCGGGGAGAAGCTGGCCAAGACTCGTTCCCGTTGAACTTCGCATCGGAGAGCCAATCCCTGCTCCTACAGGACGCAGAAAGCCAGAGCTAGAGGCCACCACCCGGGAGCTTCAGCGGCGCATCAATGCCTTGATCGATCAAGGCGTCGGAAAGCCTTGA
- the tsaB gene encoding tRNA (adenosine(37)-N6)-threonylcarbamoyltransferase complex dimerization subunit type 1 TsaB, whose product MSRWLLALHSSSETLGLAVCDAENPAGGTRILSRSMGRQLTNGLISAVEELLPRAEWASIGRLAVSTGPGGFTGTRLTVVMARTLAQQLGCPLHGESSFALMAPRLSVALSASQALEPFSIVQILPRRGRVAGRYRLLSGSIPVEELERPHLLSEDEDPSPALSMELDVASDVLHLLQRCCHWEQEAAPGPWELVLPIYPTSPVGPV is encoded by the coding sequence ATGAGCCGTTGGCTGTTGGCTTTGCATAGTTCGAGCGAAACCCTTGGTCTTGCCGTTTGCGACGCTGAAAACCCTGCTGGGGGGACTCGCATCCTGTCTCGCTCGATGGGACGTCAGCTCACCAATGGTTTGATTTCTGCTGTTGAGGAGCTGCTCCCACGAGCGGAATGGGCTTCGATTGGCCGTTTGGCTGTGAGCACAGGTCCTGGAGGATTCACGGGAACTCGCCTGACCGTGGTGATGGCACGCACCCTGGCCCAGCAGTTGGGGTGCCCTTTACACGGTGAGAGCAGTTTCGCTTTGATGGCCCCACGGTTATCCGTGGCCTTGTCGGCCAGTCAGGCTTTGGAGCCCTTCTCGATCGTGCAGATCCTTCCCCGTCGTGGTCGAGTGGCGGGTCGCTACCGCCTACTCTCTGGCTCCATTCCGGTGGAAGAGCTGGAACGTCCTCATTTACTCAGCGAGGACGAGGACCCCTCTCCAGCTCTCAGCATGGAGCTGGATGTTGCGTCGGATGTGCTGCATCTGCTCCAGCGTTGTTGTCACTGGGAGCAGGAGGCCGCTCCAGGGCCCTGGGAGCTTGTGCTGCCCATTTACCCCACGTCTCCGGTGGGACCTGTCTGA
- a CDS encoding RNA-binding protein, protein MSVRLYIGNLPQTFEAKELETQLTSVGEGIRFKTVLDRETGACRGFGFANVDDEKVADALIEQFNGKDFNGNTLRVERSERRESNAGGAGGRRGGPGGPGNAPGSARKAVNKVVHSDAKAESAPDPRWAGELSKLKDLLADQKTTV, encoded by the coding sequence ATGAGCGTGCGTCTTTACATCGGCAACTTGCCTCAAACATTCGAAGCCAAAGAGTTGGAGACCCAACTCACCAGTGTGGGGGAGGGAATCCGCTTCAAAACCGTTCTCGATCGAGAAACGGGAGCGTGTCGTGGCTTTGGATTCGCCAATGTTGACGACGAAAAAGTTGCCGATGCTTTGATCGAGCAATTCAATGGCAAGGATTTCAACGGCAACACCCTGCGCGTAGAACGCTCTGAACGACGCGAGAGCAACGCGGGTGGTGCAGGTGGTCGCCGTGGTGGCCCGGGCGGTCCTGGCAATGCCCCAGGCTCAGCACGGAAAGCCGTCAACAAGGTGGTTCACAGCGACGCAAAAGCAGAATCGGCACCCGATCCCCGCTGGGCTGGAGAACTATCCAAACTCAAAGATTTACTGGCAGATCAGAAGACAACAGTCTGA
- the plsX gene encoding phosphate acyltransferase PlsX, translated as MHPKDPEFSPADEARSKPRRSKAVRRLVIWYRRNSAVTSLVDTATTSASAAGNVAESVGSMAGQMLQPVMDPLRRLQTAEVGDDGRINDSDRLWVAVDGMGGDHSPGEILEGSLQAIDRLPLRIRFVGETNRVMEAAAASGLTEPLNNAINAGHLELIPSGPSVEMHEEATVVRRKRDASVNVAMDLVKRGDALAIYSAGNSGAVMASAIFRLGRLAGIDRPAIGALFPTKDPGQPVLVLDVGANMDCKPAYMHQFALLGNIYSRDVLQVDRPRIGLLNIGEEECKGNELALRTHELLREETRLHFAGNCEGRDVLSGEFDVVVCDGFTGNVLLKFLESVGSVLLGVLRAELPRGRRGKVGSAFLRSNLKRIKKRLDHAEHGGALLLGVNGICVIGHGSSKALSVVSALRLAHSAASHGVMDDLAELSKPAPRKS; from the coding sequence TTGCACCCGAAGGATCCTGAATTCAGCCCGGCTGACGAAGCCCGGAGCAAACCACGCCGATCAAAGGCGGTAAGGAGGCTTGTGATTTGGTACCGGCGCAATAGCGCCGTGACCAGTCTCGTCGACACCGCCACCACCTCTGCCAGCGCTGCAGGCAACGTTGCTGAATCGGTGGGATCGATGGCGGGGCAAATGCTCCAACCGGTGATGGACCCGCTACGCCGCTTGCAAACCGCAGAGGTCGGTGATGACGGACGCATCAACGACAGTGATCGCCTTTGGGTCGCTGTGGATGGAATGGGTGGAGATCATTCCCCTGGGGAGATCCTGGAGGGCTCTCTTCAAGCCATCGATCGCCTGCCCTTGCGAATCCGCTTTGTGGGCGAAACCAACCGGGTCATGGAGGCTGCTGCAGCCTCTGGACTCACTGAGCCACTCAACAACGCAATCAACGCGGGGCACCTAGAGCTGATCCCCAGCGGACCCTCCGTGGAAATGCATGAGGAGGCCACCGTTGTGCGCCGAAAGCGTGATGCCAGCGTCAATGTCGCGATGGATCTGGTGAAGCGCGGAGACGCTTTAGCGATTTACTCCGCGGGAAACTCTGGTGCTGTGATGGCTTCGGCCATCTTTCGCCTTGGTCGCCTTGCCGGGATTGATCGCCCCGCCATTGGAGCCCTATTCCCCACCAAAGACCCGGGCCAGCCAGTACTGGTCCTGGATGTGGGAGCCAATATGGATTGCAAGCCTGCCTATATGCATCAATTTGCGTTACTCGGCAACATCTATTCCCGAGACGTTCTCCAAGTTGATCGCCCGCGAATTGGCTTGCTCAACATTGGCGAAGAGGAATGCAAAGGCAATGAACTCGCCCTACGCACCCATGAATTACTAAGGGAAGAAACCCGTCTTCATTTCGCAGGAAATTGCGAGGGGAGAGATGTTCTATCCGGTGAATTTGATGTGGTGGTTTGCGATGGCTTCACCGGAAATGTGCTTCTGAAATTTCTTGAATCGGTGGGCAGTGTTTTGCTCGGCGTGCTCAGAGCTGAATTACCGAGGGGGCGACGCGGCAAAGTTGGTTCAGCCTTCCTGCGCAGCAATCTCAAACGGATCAAGAAAAGGCTCGATCATGCTGAACATGGCGGCGCACTTCTCCTTGGGGTGAATGGGATTTGTGTGATCGGCCATGGAAGCAGCAAAGCCCTCTCCGTCGTGAGCGCTCTTCGCTTGGCTCACTCCGCTGCAAGTCATGGCGTGATGGACGATCTCGCCGAACTCAGCAAGCCAGCACCGCGCAAAAGCTGA
- a CDS encoding Ycf34 family protein gives MCICVDCRWVDRCQAYHAVERQHGVAHLTDRPDVCPEEPRIHISLHDLSGGGVGVEWDVRACTSFVADYGRWQRLCPEQELPR, from the coding sequence ATGTGCATCTGCGTGGATTGCCGCTGGGTGGATCGTTGTCAGGCCTATCACGCGGTGGAGCGGCAGCATGGTGTGGCTCATCTCACGGACAGGCCTGACGTGTGTCCTGAAGAACCTCGCATCCATATCAGTCTTCATGACCTGAGCGGGGGTGGTGTCGGCGTGGAATGGGATGTGCGCGCTTGCACCAGCTTTGTGGCTGATTACGGACGATGGCAGCGGTTGTGCCCTGAGCAGGAGTTGCCTCGATGA